In the genome of Leucobacter luti, one region contains:
- a CDS encoding helix-turn-helix transcriptional regulator — protein MPAAGDQEARLRTLRLLRSVRDRIDREYASPLDVAALASGVGFSAGHLSREFTAAYGESPYQYLMTRRIERAMTLLRRGDQSVTDICFAVGYGSLGTFTTRFTELVGVPPGRYRRDGGGPLTGLPNIITLRATKPVRNREVPGTPAE, from the coding sequence ATGCCGGCTGCGGGGGATCAGGAAGCGCGTCTGCGCACGCTTCGACTGCTCCGCAGCGTGCGCGACCGGATCGACCGCGAGTACGCAAGTCCCCTCGACGTCGCAGCGCTCGCGAGCGGTGTCGGCTTCTCTGCGGGGCATCTGAGCCGCGAGTTCACGGCGGCGTATGGGGAATCGCCGTACCAGTACCTCATGACTCGCAGGATTGAGCGCGCCATGACACTTCTGCGACGCGGGGATCAGAGTGTGACAGACATCTGTTTCGCAGTCGGCTACGGCTCCCTTGGCACGTTCACGACGCGCTTCACCGAACTTGTCGGGGTGCCGCCCGGGCGCTACCGGAGGGACGGCGGAGGTCCGCTCACCGGGCTCCCGAACATCATTACGCTGCGCGCCACGAAACCGGTCAGGAATCGAGAAGTTCCCGGAACGCCCGCGGAGTAG
- the mtrA gene encoding MtrAB system response regulator MtrA yields MSARILVVDDDRALAEMLGMVLQGENFETEFAFDGNEAVEKFRETRPDLVLLDVMLPGLDGIEVAEKIRAESGTPIIMLTARTDTRDVVRGLEAGADDYVVKPFNPVELIARIRARLREPQQEATETLRIGDLAIDVAAHEVRRGTLAIPLTPLEFDLLVILARKPQQVFTREVLLEKVWGYQYKADTRLVNVHVQRLRAKIEQDPDHPTIVTTVRGVGYRAGTPIE; encoded by the coding sequence ATGAGTGCGCGCATCTTGGTAGTAGACGACGACAGGGCGCTTGCCGAGATGCTGGGCATGGTGCTGCAGGGTGAGAACTTCGAGACGGAGTTTGCGTTCGACGGAAACGAAGCGGTCGAGAAGTTCCGTGAGACTCGGCCCGATCTCGTGCTCCTCGACGTGATGCTGCCGGGTCTCGATGGGATCGAAGTCGCGGAGAAGATTCGTGCAGAATCAGGGACGCCGATCATCATGCTGACGGCGCGGACGGATACTCGCGACGTCGTGCGCGGGCTCGAAGCAGGCGCCGACGACTACGTGGTGAAGCCGTTCAACCCCGTCGAGCTCATTGCGCGTATTCGTGCGCGGCTGAGGGAACCACAGCAGGAAGCGACCGAAACGCTGCGCATCGGGGATCTCGCGATCGACGTCGCCGCACACGAGGTGCGCCGCGGAACGCTGGCGATTCCGCTCACTCCGCTGGAGTTCGATCTGCTCGTGATCCTCGCGCGCAAGCCGCAGCAGGTATTCACCCGAGAGGTCCTTCTGGAGAAGGTGTGGGGGTACCAGTACAAAGCTGACACGCGGCTCGTGAACGTGCACGTGCAGCGGCTGCGCGCCAAGATTGAGCAGGATCCGGATCACCCCACCATCGTGACGACCGTTCGCGGTGTGGGGTATCGCGCCGGCACCCCCATCGAATAG
- the rbfA gene encoding 30S ribosome-binding factor RbfA yields the protein MSNPRAGKVAERIQQIIARRLEKGLRDPRLGFVTITDVRVTGDLQQASVFYTVFGDEQEQTDTAAALKAATGMLRTEVGKQLGTRLTPTLEFIHDELPESAQHLSELLAEAKRRDEESAALAANASFAGEADPYTKPRDEDGDDATER from the coding sequence ATGAGTAATCCACGTGCGGGAAAGGTAGCCGAGCGGATCCAGCAGATCATCGCGCGGCGCCTGGAAAAGGGGCTGCGGGATCCGCGCCTCGGTTTTGTGACGATCACTGATGTGCGCGTCACCGGCGATCTCCAGCAAGCGAGCGTGTTCTACACGGTCTTCGGTGATGAGCAGGAGCAGACGGACACAGCGGCTGCGCTGAAGGCCGCGACCGGAATGCTGCGCACCGAGGTGGGCAAGCAGCTGGGCACACGGCTCACCCCGACGCTGGAGTTCATTCACGATGAGCTGCCCGAGAGCGCCCAGCACCTGAGCGAGTTGCTCGCGGAGGCGAAGCGCCGCGACGAGGAGTCTGCTGCGCTCGCGGCCAACGCATCGTTCGCGGGCGAGGCTGATCCGTATACAAAGCCCCGCGATGAAGACGGTGACGACGCGACCGAGCGCTAG
- a CDS encoding A/G-specific adenine glycosylase: MDTTGIAHALIDWFGRSARKLPWRAPETSAWAILVSEFMLQQTQVERVLPRWTAWLERWPQPSALAADPPGEAVRAWDRLGYPRRALWLHRAAVEIAEQHSDQVPSDVNQLLALTGVGPYTARAVATFAFGERHPVVDTNTRRVIARVVHGRAAAGMPAARDLDDMAQLLPEEPAAAAVFNAAAMELGAIVCTARAPRCDECPLAAWCEWRGTGYPDNAPEKRPKQAKFEGSDRQARGRVLALLRSAHGAVTRAEAAAAARAGMSPAALAANPGQAERAVESLLRDTLVIAEGERLRLP, encoded by the coding sequence ATGGACACCACTGGGATCGCACACGCGCTCATCGACTGGTTTGGCCGCTCGGCACGGAAGCTTCCGTGGCGCGCCCCTGAGACCAGTGCGTGGGCGATCCTAGTCTCCGAATTCATGCTGCAGCAGACGCAGGTGGAGCGGGTACTCCCCCGCTGGACCGCCTGGCTCGAGCGGTGGCCCCAGCCATCCGCACTGGCCGCCGATCCGCCTGGCGAGGCGGTGCGAGCCTGGGATCGCCTGGGGTACCCGCGCCGGGCACTCTGGCTGCACCGTGCGGCAGTAGAGATCGCTGAACAGCACAGTGACCAGGTGCCCTCGGATGTCAACCAACTCCTCGCCCTCACCGGCGTCGGCCCATACACCGCACGCGCTGTGGCAACGTTTGCCTTTGGTGAGCGACATCCGGTGGTCGATACGAACACGCGCAGGGTCATCGCGCGAGTCGTGCACGGCCGCGCAGCGGCGGGGATGCCAGCGGCACGAGACCTTGACGATATGGCACAGCTCCTCCCAGAGGAACCTGCCGCGGCCGCGGTATTCAATGCCGCGGCAATGGAACTCGGCGCCATTGTGTGCACCGCGCGGGCTCCGCGCTGCGACGAGTGCCCGCTCGCTGCGTGGTGTGAATGGCGCGGCACCGGCTACCCCGATAACGCGCCAGAGAAGCGCCCGAAACAGGCGAAATTCGAGGGCAGCGATCGACAAGCGCGCGGGCGCGTCCTGGCGCTGCTGCGGTCAGCACACGGCGCGGTGACGCGCGCGGAGGCGGCCGCGGCTGCGCGCGCTGGGATGAGCCCAGCGGCGCTCGCCGCGAATCCCGGCCAGGCCGAACGCGCGGTCGAGTCGCTGCTGCGGGACACGCTGGTGATCGCAGAGGGCGAGCGCCTGCGGCTGCCGTAG
- a CDS encoding glycosyltransferase family 2 protein, producing the protein MRSRVTVILVAQQGGEWLDQTIAGITAQSLAPTAIIAVNNGGSERVSEQLMASGAERVIGLGTRVPFGQAVAQGVQAAGTPGAEPDTSDWIWLLSEDACPEPAALEHIVSAVQRAPSVVVAGPKLVDWDRPEHIIELGQSLTRYGARWTLRRQELDQQQYDHMQDVLGVGPVGMLVRRDIWDELGGFDPALPVYDDGLDFCVRARLSGHRVEVAPASRVRFAQSGVAGPKIDRRRSVLRSAHRQARTAHLHRRLAYAPAPFAFLAWLGLPLLALFRVLWALIREQPGHMVGEFVSAMSVFFRPHAIIASRRRIRAHNTAGWSALRQLRIDPKSVRTARMIDREAILASTGLQRRELHFISSGGLAVLAAAIVATIALTWWALPRTNITGGGLAPLSNLGQLWWNTRALDGVPADPFAWVLALLGSVTFWNPSHAIVLLLIAAIPLTALGAWIWAAQLTESKAGRALTALGFALSPVLLGSLDAGRLPTLVLTIVLPWLLLAATRCRESWSWAGTASLLAGAALAAAPILLPAAIIIFIVGLFTTLRGAARVLTTALVPLVLFAPKIVTSLIAGRPLDILLDPGLVSTFTPGTTWHLLLGFPEFGLEGWGNILAGAGLGGPPTTLLIGVLMLPIALLAVLGLFTGRVAVTLLSSLLGGLGMLTAIAAAQLQLIVVGNESVALWTGSGLAVYWLAVLSLGAVGAGTLRRAATPIVAVALLGAIVAVLPVSTQLFLGRVPFGPASTQMPALVQAAGETQPGIRTLVVTAEAAHAVRAQIVTGSGLRLDQIRSADRTPEITSADESIAELTGGLASVGGPDLSAELREAGIGFVLLPQSGSDSERAELQRLFDQHDSLVSAGQTEQGLLWRVVEPDAESDAPGDASELVGGTSLSGQTIWVIQLVVLLGVLLLALPTGEVTYRPERRRKPSRWKRRTSAKAAERAAAAAAASGAAASGAAASGAAASVPGTPATDSEDAAAGAEPDAPLVAVPGTDATESDAPAAEQSPGAKPLTRTPPIR; encoded by the coding sequence ATGCGCAGCAGAGTAACAGTCATCTTGGTCGCCCAGCAGGGCGGCGAGTGGCTCGACCAGACCATAGCCGGGATCACGGCTCAATCCCTCGCGCCCACGGCCATTATCGCGGTGAATAACGGTGGTTCTGAGCGGGTCAGCGAGCAGCTGATGGCGAGCGGTGCGGAGCGGGTCATTGGCCTGGGCACCCGTGTTCCGTTTGGCCAGGCAGTGGCGCAGGGAGTGCAAGCCGCGGGGACCCCAGGGGCGGAACCCGACACGAGCGACTGGATCTGGCTGCTCAGTGAGGACGCATGTCCGGAGCCAGCCGCACTCGAGCACATCGTGAGCGCCGTGCAGCGCGCGCCGTCCGTCGTCGTTGCCGGCCCGAAACTCGTCGACTGGGATCGTCCGGAACACATCATTGAGCTCGGGCAGAGCCTCACCAGGTACGGAGCGCGCTGGACGCTGCGACGCCAGGAGCTAGACCAACAGCAGTACGACCACATGCAAGACGTCCTGGGTGTTGGCCCGGTTGGCATGCTCGTGCGCCGCGATATCTGGGACGAGCTGGGTGGATTCGACCCCGCACTCCCCGTCTACGACGATGGTCTGGACTTCTGCGTCCGCGCACGGCTCTCCGGGCACCGCGTCGAAGTGGCCCCAGCGTCCCGTGTTCGCTTCGCCCAGAGCGGTGTCGCCGGCCCCAAGATTGATCGCCGCCGCTCGGTGCTGCGTTCTGCGCACCGACAGGCACGCACGGCCCACTTGCACCGCAGGCTGGCATACGCGCCTGCACCGTTTGCCTTCCTGGCCTGGCTCGGGCTCCCGCTCCTGGCACTGTTCCGGGTGCTGTGGGCGCTGATCCGAGAGCAGCCCGGCCACATGGTCGGGGAGTTCGTTTCGGCCATGAGTGTCTTCTTCCGCCCGCACGCGATCATCGCGTCCCGGCGACGGATTCGGGCGCACAACACCGCTGGGTGGTCTGCGCTCCGACAACTCAGGATCGACCCCAAGAGTGTGCGTACCGCGCGGATGATCGACCGCGAGGCAATACTCGCGTCGACCGGATTGCAGCGGCGCGAGTTGCACTTCATCTCTTCCGGAGGCCTCGCGGTGCTCGCCGCCGCCATCGTTGCGACGATCGCGCTCACCTGGTGGGCGCTCCCGCGCACGAACATCACCGGAGGCGGACTCGCTCCGCTCAGCAATCTCGGCCAGCTGTGGTGGAACACCCGCGCACTCGATGGCGTGCCGGCTGATCCCTTTGCCTGGGTGCTCGCACTTCTCGGCTCGGTCACGTTCTGGAACCCATCGCACGCGATCGTGCTGCTGCTCATCGCGGCGATTCCACTCACCGCGCTCGGCGCGTGGATCTGGGCCGCGCAGCTCACTGAATCAAAGGCTGGCCGCGCCCTCACCGCGCTCGGCTTCGCGCTGAGCCCCGTGCTGCTTGGCTCACTCGATGCCGGGCGCCTGCCGACGCTCGTGCTCACGATTGTGCTGCCCTGGTTGTTGCTCGCAGCGACGCGCTGTCGCGAATCGTGGAGCTGGGCCGGAACGGCCTCATTGCTCGCCGGCGCCGCCCTCGCAGCCGCCCCGATCCTGCTCCCTGCGGCGATCATCATCTTCATTGTGGGCTTGTTCACCACGCTGCGCGGCGCGGCGCGGGTGTTGACGACGGCTCTTGTGCCGCTCGTGCTGTTCGCCCCGAAGATCGTGACGAGCCTGATCGCTGGCCGGCCGCTCGACATTCTGCTTGATCCCGGCCTGGTGAGCACGTTCACCCCGGGCACCACGTGGCACCTGCTCCTCGGTTTCCCGGAGTTTGGGCTCGAAGGCTGGGGCAACATTCTTGCGGGGGCCGGACTCGGTGGCCCGCCAACGACGCTGCTCATCGGTGTGCTGATGCTCCCGATCGCCCTGCTGGCAGTGCTCGGACTTTTCACCGGACGTGTCGCGGTCACGCTGCTCAGCTCGCTCCTCGGTGGGCTCGGCATGCTCACGGCGATCGCTGCCGCGCAGTTGCAGCTCATCGTCGTCGGAAACGAGAGCGTCGCCCTCTGGACGGGATCGGGACTCGCGGTCTACTGGCTCGCGGTGCTCAGCCTCGGGGCCGTCGGAGCCGGCACGCTGCGGCGCGCGGCAACGCCAATCGTCGCGGTGGCACTGCTCGGCGCGATCGTTGCGGTGCTCCCGGTGAGCACCCAGCTGTTCCTCGGCCGCGTGCCCTTCGGCCCGGCGAGCACCCAGATGCCAGCTCTCGTTCAGGCCGCTGGCGAGACTCAGCCAGGAATCCGCACACTCGTGGTGACGGCTGAGGCTGCGCACGCCGTGCGCGCGCAGATTGTGACTGGAAGCGGACTGCGACTCGATCAGATCCGCAGCGCTGATCGCACGCCCGAGATTACCTCGGCGGACGAGTCGATCGCAGAGCTTACCGGCGGTCTCGCGAGTGTTGGCGGTCCCGATCTGAGCGCTGAGCTCCGTGAGGCTGGGATTGGCTTCGTGCTTCTGCCGCAGTCAGGCAGCGATAGCGAGCGCGCCGAGCTGCAGCGGCTGTTCGACCAGCACGACTCCCTCGTGAGCGCAGGCCAGACCGAGCAGGGGTTGCTGTGGCGCGTGGTTGAACCCGACGCTGAATCGGATGCTCCTGGCGATGCGAGCGAGCTCGTCGGTGGCACGTCACTGAGCGGCCAGACTATTTGGGTGATTCAACTGGTTGTGCTGCTGGGCGTGCTGCTCCTGGCCCTGCCAACTGGAGAGGTCACGTACCGACCGGAGCGCCGTCGGAAGCCGTCGCGCTGGAAGCGGCGCACCTCAGCGAAGGCCGCCGAGCGTGCTGCGGCTGCGGCTGCGGCATCGGGAGCCGCGGCATCGGGAGCTGCGGCATCGGGAGCCGCGGCCTCAGTGCCGGGAACTCCTGCGACCGACTCAGAGGACGCCGCAGCGGGAGCTGAGCCTGACGCTCCGCTCGTGGCTGTGCCAGGCACTGACGCGACCGAAAGCGATGCGCCCGCGGCTGAGCAGTCCCCGGGGGCGAAGCCATTGACGCGAACACCGCCGATCCGGTGA
- a CDS encoding DUF2871 domain-containing protein codes for MKKPLNHLLVSAFVYGGLGVLSGLFYREFTKLNDFPEGAFTQLGLAHTHLLSLGFFPFLILLGLERLFRLSESQKRWGWFLGLYHAGVILTSAMLIIHGSMTVLGIESSAMISGIAGLGHIVITAAIIVLFFVLRSAVRRVEQPAAAPGSVPHAGPANTQGAAAAL; via the coding sequence GTGAAGAAACCACTGAATCATCTCCTCGTTTCCGCGTTCGTCTACGGTGGGCTCGGCGTCCTCTCCGGACTCTTCTACCGGGAGTTCACCAAACTCAACGACTTCCCTGAGGGCGCCTTTACCCAGCTCGGGCTTGCACACACCCATTTGCTCTCCCTCGGGTTCTTCCCATTTCTGATCCTGCTGGGCCTCGAGCGGCTCTTCCGCCTCTCCGAGTCCCAGAAGCGCTGGGGCTGGTTCCTCGGCCTCTACCACGCCGGCGTGATTCTGACCTCGGCGATGCTCATCATCCATGGCAGCATGACGGTGCTCGGAATCGAGTCCTCAGCGATGATCTCGGGCATTGCCGGCCTGGGCCATATCGTTATCACCGCCGCGATCATCGTGCTGTTCTTCGTGCTGCGGAGCGCAGTGCGGCGAGTCGAGCAGCCCGCTGCCGCACCCGGTTCGGTGCCGCACGCGGGGCCTGCGAACACGCAGGGGGCAGCTGCGGCGCTCTAG
- a CDS encoding WhiB family transcriptional regulator, translated as MGTPGIREDDEALAWQTDALCAQTDPEAFFPEKGGSTREAKRICDTCEVRSECLDYALENDERFGIWGGLSERERRRLRREAM; from the coding sequence CTGGGCACTCCCGGTATCCGTGAGGACGACGAGGCACTTGCCTGGCAAACGGATGCGCTGTGCGCGCAGACGGACCCTGAGGCGTTCTTCCCTGAAAAGGGTGGATCGACACGCGAGGCCAAGCGGATCTGTGACACCTGTGAAGTCCGCTCCGAGTGCCTGGACTACGCGCTTGAGAATGACGAGCGCTTTGGCATCTGGGGTGGGCTCTCCGAGCGAGAGCGCCGCCGCCTCCGACGCGAGGCGATGTAG
- a CDS encoding MIP/aquaporin family protein, translating into MTGTARNVAAEALATFLFVFSIVAAVNNAGDLAPLAIGFMLMALIFATGHISGGHLNPAVSLAAFLRGVIGFGEFLCYAIGQIIGGILAALLAGTIWSAPEGGALQIEAGPAFLVEALVTFILVYVILNVATSRDHPNNSFYGLAIGSTIVAGVALGGPVSGGGFNPAVSLSLALGGYFDWSNMWLYVLAPLVGSALAALAFRFLNIDDVIKKEKKAAA; encoded by the coding sequence ATGACCGGCACTGCCCGAAACGTTGCGGCTGAAGCACTCGCAACGTTTCTCTTTGTCTTTTCCATCGTCGCCGCAGTCAACAACGCAGGAGATCTCGCGCCGCTCGCGATCGGCTTCATGCTGATGGCGCTCATCTTTGCCACAGGACACATCTCCGGCGGACACCTCAACCCCGCGGTGTCGCTCGCGGCGTTCCTGCGCGGGGTCATCGGTTTCGGTGAGTTCCTGTGCTACGCGATCGGACAAATCATCGGCGGCATCCTCGCCGCGCTGCTCGCGGGCACCATCTGGAGTGCTCCCGAAGGCGGGGCGCTGCAGATCGAAGCTGGGCCGGCGTTCCTCGTCGAAGCACTCGTCACGTTCATTCTCGTGTACGTGATCCTCAACGTGGCCACGTCGCGCGACCACCCGAATAACTCGTTCTACGGCCTCGCGATCGGTAGCACGATTGTGGCGGGCGTTGCTCTTGGCGGCCCCGTCTCGGGCGGCGGATTCAACCCAGCAGTCTCGCTCAGCCTCGCCCTGGGCGGGTACTTCGACTGGTCAAACATGTGGCTGTACGTGCTCGCACCGCTCGTCGGATCAGCGCTCGCAGCGCTCGCATTCCGCTTCTTGAATATTGATGACGTCATCAAGAAAGAGAAGAAGGCGGCAGCTTAG
- a CDS encoding VOC family protein: MNINIHVSFLPHTDPEASLAFYRDVLGFELRNDVGYENMRWLTLGPTNQPETSIVLTPPAVDPGITDEERRVIHELIAKGAFASIVLATDDLDGLFEKVEGSTVEVLQEPMAQDWGTRDFAFRDPAGNTVRVQQL, translated from the coding sequence ATGAACATCAACATTCACGTTTCGTTTCTGCCTCACACCGACCCCGAAGCCTCGCTTGCGTTCTACCGCGACGTGCTCGGTTTCGAGCTCCGCAATGACGTTGGCTATGAGAACATGCGCTGGCTCACACTCGGCCCCACGAACCAGCCCGAGACCTCAATCGTGCTCACCCCACCAGCCGTCGATCCCGGCATCACTGACGAAGAGCGCCGCGTCATTCACGAACTCATCGCGAAGGGAGCCTTCGCCTCAATCGTCCTCGCCACTGACGACCTCGACGGCCTGTTCGAGAAGGTCGAAGGGTCCACCGTCGAGGTGCTTCAAGAACCGATGGCGCAGGATTGGGGTACGCGCGACTTCGCGTTCCGCGATCCGGCAGGCAACACCGTCCGCGTACAACAGCTGTAA
- a CDS encoding DUF805 domain-containing protein: protein MTQPPAPGEPTPDGPAPGEATPGASTPGDQAPEYAAPQYAPPVYPTQQPAPQYAAPQYAAPQYAAPAQPPVYAGTTELIPGPGEPFDGAADPADSERPLYGASFGQAISRFFRGYARFSGRASRSEYWFSMLFLALIRLALLVVMGIGAIIGESWEKQQGYTSFTGSDGTEFSSSHPSGIVEYAPAAILFFAAVILFVLTSLAFLIPSLAIAWRRLHDGNFAGPLWFLSLIPYGGIAVFVLTLLRSKPAGRRFDLPRS from the coding sequence ATGACGCAGCCACCCGCACCTGGCGAGCCCACCCCCGATGGACCGGCACCAGGCGAAGCAACACCAGGAGCATCGACCCCCGGCGATCAGGCACCAGAGTATGCCGCTCCACAGTACGCGCCGCCCGTGTACCCCACGCAGCAGCCTGCACCCCAGTACGCGGCACCTCAGTACGCGGCACCCCAGTACGCGGCGCCGGCGCAGCCGCCCGTCTACGCTGGCACGACCGAGCTGATCCCCGGGCCGGGCGAGCCCTTTGACGGGGCAGCGGATCCGGCCGATTCCGAGCGGCCACTTTATGGCGCCTCATTTGGCCAGGCAATTTCACGATTCTTCCGCGGCTACGCTCGCTTCAGCGGTCGCGCATCCCGCAGTGAGTACTGGTTCTCGATGCTGTTCCTCGCCCTCATCCGGCTCGCGCTGCTCGTCGTCATGGGCATCGGCGCAATCATCGGCGAGAGCTGGGAAAAGCAGCAGGGCTACACCTCTTTCACGGGAAGCGATGGGACCGAGTTCTCCTCCTCCCATCCCTCCGGCATCGTCGAATACGCACCAGCAGCAATCCTGTTTTTCGCGGCCGTGATCCTGTTCGTCCTCACCTCGCTGGCGTTCCTCATCCCTTCGCTCGCGATTGCCTGGCGGCGACTGCATGATGGAAACTTCGCGGGCCCGCTGTGGTTCCTCTCGTTGATCCCGTACGGCGGTATCGCAGTGTTCGTGCTGACGCTGCTCCGCTCGAAGCCTGCGGGCCGCCGCTTCGACCTCCCGCGTTCCTAG
- the truB gene encoding tRNA pseudouridine(55) synthase TruB — translation MTNSTVSLPAHGGILLLDKSEGWTSHDAVAKSRRALGTRKVGHAGTLDPMATGLLVLGAGPATRLLTHLVGLDKTYLTTIRLGIATVTDDREGDRIAVADPADVRDVLADTARIAAAVRELTGAIEQAPSAVSAIKVDGQRAYDRVRAGETVELKRRPVKIHAFEIGAPRAATAEDGAPVIDIDATVRCSTGTYIRALARDLGAALGLGGHLTALRRTEVGPFSVADAGTIEQLLSGERVQLLEPAAVALALFPELRLTDAQTIDLGHGKRLAVPELPNTKLVAATAPDGALVGLVEVSGGRTRVVTNFPTPDPGGAGTRPAASAEAGA, via the coding sequence GTGACGAATTCTACGGTCTCGCTGCCGGCACACGGCGGAATCTTGCTGCTCGATAAATCTGAGGGCTGGACCAGCCACGACGCCGTCGCGAAGTCGCGTCGGGCGCTCGGAACCCGCAAGGTGGGCCACGCTGGCACCCTTGACCCCATGGCCACCGGCTTACTCGTGCTCGGCGCAGGCCCGGCAACGCGGCTCCTCACCCACTTGGTGGGCCTCGACAAGACGTATCTCACTACCATCCGGTTGGGGATCGCGACGGTCACTGATGATCGCGAGGGAGACCGGATCGCAGTTGCGGATCCTGCGGACGTCAGGGACGTGCTCGCCGACACCGCGCGGATCGCGGCCGCGGTGCGTGAGCTCACAGGAGCCATCGAGCAGGCTCCGAGCGCGGTGAGCGCCATCAAAGTCGACGGACAGCGGGCCTATGATCGGGTACGGGCGGGGGAGACCGTCGAGCTGAAGCGTCGTCCCGTGAAGATTCACGCCTTCGAGATTGGCGCGCCGCGTGCCGCGACGGCTGAAGACGGTGCCCCGGTGATTGACATCGACGCAACAGTGCGTTGCTCGACCGGCACCTATATTCGCGCGCTTGCACGGGATCTGGGAGCTGCACTCGGTCTCGGTGGACATCTCACTGCGCTCCGGCGCACTGAGGTGGGCCCGTTCTCTGTTGCGGACGCCGGCACGATCGAGCAATTGCTCTCTGGGGAGCGAGTGCAACTGCTGGAACCGGCCGCCGTCGCCCTCGCGCTGTTCCCCGAGCTGCGGCTCACCGATGCGCAGACCATCGATCTGGGGCACGGGAAGCGATTGGCAGTGCCCGAGCTGCCGAACACGAAACTGGTTGCCGCCACGGCTCCTGACGGCGCGCTCGTCGGCCTTGTCGAGGTCTCCGGCGGCCGCACACGAGTCGTGACGAACTTTCCGACACCGGACCCGGGTGGTGCAGGGACACGCCCTGCAGCGTCTGCGGAGGCCGGCGCATGA
- a CDS encoding DUF5719 family protein, whose protein sequence is MNERSRILRGSARAVTGLLIVAASATAVVLLSSVTLPSVTRAPEAIVVDTTQNTSRTLVCAGAFGVLGADSARPGTAIPLGAPAVTVAGDASGTTSLTRSEGGEGLPTVLAAPNDEPLAAAQVQAVVAEGLRGVTASACAEPLNEQWLIGGGSSLGISTTLSLGNPGAVPATVELAVFDENGAVDALQTAGVLVAAGTEQTVSLNGYAPDRERLAVRVVSTGAPVTASLGVGQSTGITPFAVSSVTRQTAPQTELVIPGLANVSDHEHGPSDVGEGDDFPVQLRVLAPGGETPEVRARAIDGKGVSTDLGSLTLEPNAIGELRIPVWPAGANAMVIESDAPIIAAALGSATEGKEHDYDWFTPAPQMGADTPVAAPVVSGGTLVLANSGETDADVQLVAASGKGKPSKATVPAGAAITVKAPADAVITSTEPLFAGVRYVQGGDIAGYPVLAPDPRDGELTVYTR, encoded by the coding sequence ATGAACGAACGTTCCCGAATCCTGCGCGGCAGCGCGCGTGCGGTCACCGGACTGCTGATCGTGGCCGCCTCCGCGACCGCAGTCGTGCTCCTCAGCAGCGTGACACTTCCAAGCGTCACGCGTGCGCCCGAAGCGATCGTGGTCGACACAACACAGAACACGAGTCGCACGCTTGTGTGTGCTGGTGCCTTTGGGGTGCTCGGAGCTGACTCCGCTCGCCCGGGCACCGCGATCCCGCTCGGCGCTCCAGCGGTCACGGTCGCGGGCGACGCGAGTGGCACGACAAGCTTGACGCGGTCGGAGGGCGGCGAAGGCCTGCCAACCGTGCTCGCGGCACCCAACGATGAGCCGCTTGCCGCTGCTCAGGTGCAAGCGGTGGTAGCCGAGGGGCTGCGGGGCGTAACCGCGAGCGCCTGCGCCGAACCGCTGAACGAGCAGTGGCTCATCGGCGGCGGCAGCTCACTCGGGATATCGACGACGCTGAGCCTCGGCAACCCTGGTGCAGTGCCGGCCACGGTAGAGCTCGCCGTGTTCGATGAGAACGGCGCGGTCGACGCCCTGCAGACGGCTGGCGTGCTTGTTGCCGCCGGCACGGAGCAAACCGTGTCACTCAACGGATACGCTCCCGATCGTGAACGCCTCGCGGTGCGCGTGGTGAGCACAGGCGCGCCAGTAACGGCGAGTCTGGGTGTTGGTCAGAGCACCGGGATTACGCCGTTCGCAGTTTCCTCGGTGACGCGCCAGACAGCACCGCAGACCGAGCTGGTGATTCCGGGGCTTGCAAACGTGAGCGACCATGAGCACGGCCCGTCGGACGTGGGGGAGGGCGATGACTTCCCCGTACAGCTCCGCGTGCTCGCGCCCGGAGGCGAAACGCCGGAAGTCCGTGCGCGCGCGATCGACGGCAAGGGCGTCAGCACGGATCTCGGATCCCTGACCCTCGAACCGAACGCGATTGGCGAGCTGCGGATTCCCGTGTGGCCGGCTGGCGCGAACGCGATGGTCATCGAGTCTGATGCGCCAATCATTGCCGCGGCGCTCGGCTCTGCGACCGAGGGCAAAGAACACGACTATGACTGGTTTACACCAGCGCCCCAGATGGGGGCTGACACGCCTGTCGCGGCCCCGGTGGTGTCGGGTGGGACACTCGTGCTCGCGAACTCGGGCGAGACCGATGCGGACGTGCAGCTTGTCGCAGCAAGCGGGAAGGGGAAGCCGAGCAAGGCGACCGTCCCCGCTGGTGCTGCGATCACCGTCAAAGCGCCAGCGGATGCCGTGATCACGAGCACCGAGCCCCTGTTCGCCGGAGTGCGCTACGTGCAGGGCGGCGATATCGCCGGATACCCGGTGCTCGCGCCGGATCCCCGAGATGGCGAACTCACGGTCTACACCCGATAG